From a single Pelobacter seleniigenes DSM 18267 genomic region:
- the iorA gene encoding indolepyruvate ferredoxin oxidoreductase subunit alpha — MDAKVLLSGNEAIARASYEAGVLVACAYPGTPSTEILENITRYKEIDASWAPNEKVALEVGIGASFGGARAIVTMKHVGVNVAADPLFTLSYTGVRGGLVLVTADDPELHSSQNEQDNRNFAKFAKVPMFEPSDSQEALDYTKLAFAVSEQFDTPVFLRSTTRISHSKSVVNIAERPKEIPQPKLSRDPAKLVMLPGNARKRHVVVEQRIKDLEEWSCSQPFNRIEDGAGEVGVITSGVSYQYVKEILPEADVLKIGMVYPLPKQLIRDFAARNHQTLYVIEELDPFIEEQVRAMGIKVVGKEKLSLCGELTPGRLQQGLFGGSVPTEDTSAELPQRPPNMCPGCPHRGIFMELNRAKAYVTGDIGCYTLGFMPPLSAMDTCVCMGASIGNATGISKVLSAEEQRKVVAVIGDSTFLHTGINGLMDMVYNQSTATVIILDNRITAMTGRQENPASGYTLSEQPTYQVDLEQLCRAVGVKNIRIIDPYNISLTRKTIREEMARPEVSVIISSRPCVLVPRDNLERRSPLYVDHDKCTGCQACLRLGCPAITWDSDKKKSNIDKIICVGCKVCQQTCGFGAFQEYGDQS; from the coding sequence ATGGACGCTAAAGTTCTGCTTTCTGGTAACGAGGCCATAGCGCGTGCTTCTTATGAAGCTGGGGTGCTGGTGGCTTGTGCTTACCCAGGCACCCCTAGTACGGAAATACTTGAAAATATAACCCGTTACAAAGAGATAGACGCTTCTTGGGCTCCCAATGAGAAGGTCGCCCTCGAAGTCGGTATCGGTGCAAGTTTCGGTGGCGCTCGCGCGATTGTGACCATGAAGCATGTCGGGGTCAATGTCGCAGCCGACCCTCTGTTCACCCTGTCCTATACCGGGGTCAGAGGAGGATTGGTTCTGGTGACTGCTGATGACCCTGAGCTGCACTCCTCTCAGAACGAACAGGACAACCGCAATTTCGCCAAATTTGCCAAGGTGCCGATGTTCGAACCGAGTGATAGCCAGGAGGCACTCGACTATACCAAGCTGGCGTTTGCGGTTAGTGAGCAGTTCGACACCCCGGTTTTTTTACGCAGTACCACACGGATTTCCCATTCGAAATCAGTGGTCAACATTGCTGAACGGCCAAAGGAGATTCCCCAGCCAAAATTGAGTCGCGACCCCGCCAAGCTGGTCATGTTGCCGGGGAATGCCCGGAAAAGGCATGTGGTGGTGGAACAGCGCATCAAGGACCTGGAAGAATGGTCCTGCAGCCAACCGTTCAACCGCATCGAAGACGGGGCAGGGGAGGTCGGTGTCATCACCTCCGGAGTTTCCTATCAATATGTGAAAGAGATCCTGCCCGAAGCGGATGTTCTTAAAATCGGTATGGTTTACCCGCTGCCAAAACAGCTGATCAGAGACTTTGCGGCCAGAAACCACCAGACTCTTTATGTCATCGAAGAGTTGGACCCGTTTATCGAAGAGCAGGTCAGGGCCATGGGAATTAAGGTGGTCGGCAAGGAGAAACTCTCCCTGTGCGGAGAATTGACGCCTGGTCGTCTGCAACAGGGACTTTTCGGCGGTTCGGTGCCGACCGAAGACACCTCTGCCGAATTACCCCAGCGGCCGCCGAACATGTGCCCGGGGTGCCCACACCGTGGCATCTTCATGGAATTGAACCGGGCCAAAGCTTATGTTACCGGGGATATCGGTTGTTACACCCTCGGTTTCATGCCGCCCCTCTCAGCCATGGATACCTGTGTCTGCATGGGCGCCAGCATCGGCAATGCCACGGGTATCAGCAAGGTTCTGTCCGCCGAAGAGCAGCGTAAGGTCGTTGCGGTGATCGGCGATTCGACCTTCCTTCACACCGGCATCAACGGTCTGATGGATATGGTGTACAACCAGTCGACCGCCACGGTGATCATCCTTGATAACCGGATCACGGCCATGACCGGTCGCCAGGAAAATCCGGCGTCCGGCTACACTTTGAGCGAGCAGCCGACCTACCAGGTCGACCTGGAGCAGTTGTGCCGTGCCGTGGGTGTCAAAAATATCCGCATTATCGATCCTTACAATATTTCCCTGACCCGGAAAACGATCCGCGAGGAGATGGCTCGCCCCGAAGTTTCGGTCATTATCTCGTCACGTCCGTGCGTATTGGTCCCCCGCGACAATCTGGAGCGCCGCTCTCCGCTGTATGTGGATCATGATAAATGCACAGGCTGCCAAGCCTGCCTGCGGTTGGGCTGTCCGGCCATCACCTGGGATAGCGATAAGAAAAAATCGAATATCGACAAAATCATTTGCGTCGGCTGCAAGGTTTGCCAGCAGACCTGCGGCTTTGGCGCTTTCCAGGAATATGGTGACCAATCATGA
- a CDS encoding helix-turn-helix domain-containing protein produces MVKKLIGRKLKTSRLKRDKTIQELAEMSHVSSNMISRIERGLTIPSVEILMKLADALGLSLSYFVEEAEKGSTIIHTPSGGGDPIFFFEDKHQITSLLKGLRDPGFSVFIDTLEPYCDSGEGGMVHTGEEFAMVLDGSIDFKIEGREYHLEKGDSLGFKATLPHSWKNNSPQQSRILWIVSPPPNV; encoded by the coding sequence ATGGTCAAAAAACTTATCGGGCGGAAACTCAAGACATCCAGGCTAAAAAGAGACAAAACAATTCAAGAACTCGCTGAGATGTCACACGTCTCATCCAACATGATTTCGCGTATCGAGCGAGGTCTGACCATCCCCTCTGTCGAAATACTAATGAAACTCGCCGATGCTCTAGGCCTGAGCCTGAGCTATTTTGTCGAGGAGGCGGAAAAGGGGAGTACGATCATTCACACTCCTTCCGGCGGTGGCGATCCGATTTTCTTTTTTGAAGACAAGCATCAGATCACCAGCCTACTGAAGGGATTGCGGGATCCGGGCTTCTCGGTTTTTATTGACACCCTGGAACCTTACTGCGACAGCGGCGAAGGTGGCATGGTGCATACCGGCGAAGAGTTTGCCATGGTTCTCGATGGGAGCATTGACTTCAAGATCGAGGGGCGTGAATATCACCTTGAAAAAGGGGACTCCCTCGGCTTTAAAGCAACCCTTCCGCACAGTTGGAAAAATAACAGTCCGCAGCAATCCCGGATACTCTGGATCGTATCACCACCACCAAATGTCTGA
- a CDS encoding phenylacetate--CoA ligase family protein: MIWNDEFETLPREAIESLQLKRLQQTVARVYATVPFYKNALDKLGIKPADIKKLDDLQRLPFTLKQDMRDNYPYGLFAVPLEQIVRIHASSGTTGKPTVVGYTRRDIETWTELMARSFVAAGAHKGDVIHNAYGYGLFTGGLGAHYGAERVGASVIPMSGGNTKKQLMIMQDFGSTVLTCTPSYSLFLAEVAAEEGIDIRNLSLKVGIFGAEPWSEKMRLEIEAKLNIKAIDIYGLSEILGPGVGIECVEAQHGLHIWEDHFIPEIINPETGEVLPEGEKGELVITTITKEGIPLIRYRTRDITRLSKEPCICGRTHSRIERLSGRSDDMLIIRGVNVFPSQIESVLFNIKEVEPHYQLIVDRDGTLDTLEVQVEVNEQSFSDEIKELQGLSQRIRKEIKDLLGVTCNVRLVEPKTIARSEGKAVRVIDNRQKES; encoded by the coding sequence ATGATCTGGAATGATGAATTCGAAACACTGCCACGCGAAGCCATTGAATCGTTGCAGCTGAAACGCCTGCAACAGACCGTGGCCCGTGTTTATGCGACTGTTCCCTTTTATAAAAATGCTTTAGACAAGCTTGGCATCAAACCTGCCGATATCAAGAAGCTTGATGATTTGCAACGGCTGCCCTTTACCCTCAAACAGGATATGCGGGACAACTACCCATATGGGCTGTTTGCCGTGCCTCTTGAACAGATTGTGCGCATTCACGCCTCGTCCGGAACCACCGGCAAGCCTACGGTGGTCGGCTATACCCGCCGAGACATCGAGACCTGGACCGAACTGATGGCCCGGTCCTTTGTGGCTGCCGGGGCCCACAAGGGTGATGTGATTCACAATGCTTACGGTTACGGGCTGTTTACCGGCGGCCTCGGTGCCCATTATGGTGCAGAGCGGGTCGGAGCCTCGGTCATTCCCATGTCCGGCGGCAACACCAAAAAACAGTTGATGATCATGCAGGATTTCGGCTCCACTGTGCTGACCTGTACCCCGTCCTACAGCCTGTTTCTGGCCGAAGTTGCGGCAGAGGAGGGGATCGACATTCGCAATTTGAGCCTGAAGGTCGGCATTTTCGGTGCCGAACCCTGGAGCGAAAAGATGCGCCTGGAGATTGAAGCCAAACTGAACATCAAGGCCATCGACATATACGGCCTCTCGGAAATTCTCGGACCTGGCGTCGGTATTGAATGTGTTGAAGCCCAACACGGTCTGCATATCTGGGAGGATCATTTCATCCCGGAAATTATCAATCCAGAGACCGGCGAAGTGCTTCCCGAGGGTGAAAAGGGGGAGCTCGTTATCACCACCATTACCAAGGAGGGGATTCCGCTGATTCGTTATCGCACCAGGGATATTACCCGGCTCAGCAAAGAACCTTGCATCTGCGGGCGGACTCACAGTCGGATCGAGCGGCTCAGCGGCCGCAGCGACGACATGCTGATTATCCGCGGAGTCAATGTTTTCCCGAGCCAGATCGAATCAGTGCTGTTTAACATCAAAGAGGTCGAGCCTCACTATCAGCTGATTGTCGACCGCGATGGCACCCTGGATACCCTTGAGGTTCAGGTGGAAGTCAATGAGCAGAGTTTCTCTGACGAAATCAAGGAGCTCCAGGGGTTGTCCCAGCGAATCCGTAAAGAGATCAAAGACCTGCTCGGCGTGACTTGCAATGTCCGGCTGGTTGAACCGAAAACTATCGCCCGGAGCGAAGGAAAAGCCGTTCGGGTCATCGATAACCGCCAGAAAGAATCCTGA
- a CDS encoding indolepyruvate oxidoreductase subunit beta, which produces MSKTTNILLAGVGGQGILLASEVLSEVVLLAGLDVKKNEIHGMSQRGGSVVSHVRYGEKVYSSIIPEGEVDILFSFEMLETCRYLPLLRPNGRVVMNDWKIAPPSVALGKQPYPADLAETIRRQHPATTVVNGLELALAAGNSKTVNTVLLGALSQTLDFDPQLWQTALRKMIPERLLEVNLKAFALGCGEH; this is translated from the coding sequence ATGAGTAAAACCACTAACATTTTACTGGCCGGCGTCGGCGGACAGGGTATTCTTCTGGCCAGTGAAGTTCTTTCCGAAGTCGTGCTGCTCGCCGGGCTTGACGTTAAGAAGAATGAGATTCATGGCATGTCCCAACGCGGTGGGAGCGTTGTTTCCCATGTCCGTTATGGCGAAAAGGTGTATTCCTCGATCATTCCCGAAGGGGAGGTCGACATTCTGTTCAGTTTTGAGATGCTGGAGACCTGCCGCTACCTGCCACTGTTGAGGCCAAACGGACGGGTGGTCATGAATGACTGGAAAATTGCCCCTCCCTCCGTTGCCCTGGGTAAACAGCCGTATCCGGCCGATTTGGCGGAAACCATCCGTCGTCAGCATCCCGCCACAACAGTCGTCAACGGACTTGAACTCGCCCTGGCGGCCGGTAATTCGAAAACGGTCAATACCGTTTTGTTGGGAGCCCTGTCGCAAACTCTCGATTTCGATCCGCAGCTTTGGCAGACTGCGCTGCGGAAAATGATTCCGGAACGCCTGCTCGAAGTTAACCTGAAAGCATTCGCTCTGGGCTGTGGCGAGCATTAA
- a CDS encoding Na/Pi cotransporter family protein: MSVLFSQQLIFGLLGGLGMFLFGMKTMSEGLQKIAGDKMRKILSALTSNRLIGALVGIAVTAIIQSSSATTVMVVGFVNAGLLSLVQSIGVVLGANIGTTITAQLIAFKITKFALPAIGLGAGLKLFSRNKQYSYIGEIILGFGLLFFGLSTMKMAFDPLKASDDFRQLFLYVGDHKLLGVLIGALLTVVVQSSSATIGITLALASSGLISFEASVALILGENIGTTITANLAAIGTNLAAKRTAFSHFLFNALGVLYILILFPVFLKVVMAITPGNPDFIIQTQAQAQSFAGAIGDKPYIARHIANAHTLFNVINTLIFLPLIGLLAKLSTLTIRGEEDLETFQVKFIDDRVLNTPPVAIGQARRETKRMAQIVQEMVDETIQFLEDGDYKHIRNLEKKEDLVDILQKEVMAFLVKLSQKSISSDTSEAIGSLMNMVNDLERIGDHCENLWELGTRKIEEKINFSHLGETEMAVLSEKALEFLAFIIAAMDKVEKNIAEKSIEYEDAIDELEERLRMNHIARLNTGECAVQPGLVYIDMLHSFEKIGDHTFNVSEAIQGKK, from the coding sequence ATGTCGGTATTGTTCAGTCAACAATTGATTTTTGGATTGTTGGGCGGCCTCGGAATGTTCCTGTTCGGCATGAAAACCATGTCGGAAGGATTGCAGAAAATCGCCGGCGACAAAATGCGCAAAATTTTGTCTGCTCTGACCAGCAATCGGTTGATCGGAGCCCTGGTCGGCATCGCCGTGACTGCAATTATCCAGTCTTCAAGTGCAACAACGGTCATGGTGGTCGGTTTTGTCAACGCCGGACTGCTGTCGCTGGTCCAGTCCATCGGGGTTGTCCTCGGTGCCAATATCGGCACGACCATAACCGCTCAATTGATCGCCTTCAAGATTACCAAGTTTGCTCTTCCCGCTATTGGCCTGGGTGCTGGGCTTAAATTATTCAGTCGCAACAAGCAGTATAGCTACATCGGTGAAATTATTCTTGGTTTCGGTCTACTGTTTTTTGGCCTGTCCACCATGAAAATGGCTTTTGACCCGCTTAAGGCCAGCGATGATTTTCGGCAGCTGTTCCTTTATGTCGGCGATCATAAACTGCTGGGTGTGCTGATTGGTGCGCTATTGACTGTGGTTGTCCAGAGCAGCAGCGCCACGATTGGGATTACCCTTGCCTTGGCCAGTTCCGGATTAATTTCATTCGAAGCCAGCGTCGCCTTGATCCTCGGAGAAAACATCGGCACCACAATTACTGCCAACCTGGCTGCTATCGGCACCAACCTGGCCGCCAAAAGAACCGCCTTTTCCCACTTTCTGTTCAATGCCCTCGGTGTTTTGTATATCCTCATTCTGTTTCCGGTGTTTCTTAAAGTCGTCATGGCAATCACCCCGGGCAACCCTGATTTTATCATTCAGACTCAGGCCCAGGCCCAGAGCTTTGCCGGAGCAATTGGAGACAAGCCATATATCGCCCGTCATATTGCCAACGCCCATACCCTGTTTAACGTAATCAATACCCTGATTTTCCTGCCCTTGATCGGGCTACTTGCCAAACTGTCCACTTTGACGATTCGCGGTGAGGAAGACTTGGAAACGTTTCAGGTCAAATTCATTGATGATCGCGTACTGAACACACCGCCGGTCGCAATCGGGCAAGCCCGCCGCGAAACCAAAAGGATGGCCCAGATTGTTCAGGAGATGGTTGACGAGACCATTCAGTTTCTGGAAGATGGTGATTACAAACATATCCGCAATTTGGAGAAGAAAGAGGACCTGGTTGATATCCTGCAGAAAGAGGTCATGGCGTTCTTGGTCAAATTGTCTCAAAAATCCATTTCAAGCGACACTTCGGAAGCGATCGGTTCATTGATGAACATGGTCAACGATCTTGAACGGATCGGCGATCATTGTGAGAATCTCTGGGAACTCGGCACCCGTAAAATCGAAGAGAAAATCAATTTTTCCCACCTTGGCGAAACTGAAATGGCCGTTCTGTCAGAGAAAGCCCTTGAATTTCTTGCCTTTATCATTGCTGCCATGGATAAGGTAGAAAAAAATATCGCCGAGAAATCGATTGAATACGAGGATGCCATCGATGAGCTGGAGGAACGGTTGCGGATGAATCACATCGCTCGCCTCAATACCGGTGAATGTGCCGTCCAACCCGGACTTGTCTATATCGATATGTTGCACAGTTTTGAAAAGATCGGTGACCATACGTTTAATGTCTCCGAAGCGATCCAGGGGAAAAAATAG
- a CDS encoding helix-turn-helix domain-containing protein, producing the protein MQVKKIVGKKLKEIRLKQDMTIQILAEKSQVSSNMISRIERGLTIPSVEILMRLATVFDKSINYFVEDVASSHEVVHSRPGQRDKTVYDDEHNMHTESFTSGLRDPQFMSFYCTVQKGGKSGLKNMYHPGDELIYMLEGRLKMTIVDEEYILEKGDSISFKSHLPHRWENIGSEEAKVIWTLSPFTII; encoded by the coding sequence ATGCAAGTCAAAAAGATTGTCGGAAAAAAGCTGAAGGAAATCAGGCTGAAGCAAGATATGACCATTCAGATCCTGGCTGAAAAGTCACAAGTCTCATCCAATATGATATCCAGAATTGAACGCGGTTTAACCATCCCTTCCGTTGAAATTCTCATGCGTCTGGCAACAGTATTCGATAAAAGCATCAATTATTTTGTCGAAGATGTCGCCAGTTCCCATGAGGTGGTTCACAGCCGACCTGGGCAAAGAGACAAGACTGTCTACGATGATGAGCACAACATGCATACTGAATCATTCACTTCCGGACTTCGGGATCCGCAATTCATGTCATTTTATTGCACGGTACAGAAGGGCGGGAAAAGCGGCCTGAAAAACATGTATCATCCGGGTGACGAGCTTATTTACATGCTGGAAGGGCGACTGAAAATGACGATTGTCGATGAGGAATATATTCTGGAAAAAGGGGATAGTATCAGCTTTAAGTCGCATCTGCCCCATCGCTGGGAAAATATCGGCAGCGAAGAGGCGAAAGTCATCTGGACTCTGTCACCGTTTACAATTATCTGA
- a CDS encoding gamma carbonic anhydrase family protein, with protein sequence MLHIFKGITPKLDDTVFRTGSAEIIGSVEIGAGSSIWFNVVIRGDVNYIKIGARTNVQDGTVIHVTYDTHPTIVGDDVTIGHNVTLHGCRIGNRCLIGMGAIVMDDALIEDDAMIAAGALVVPGTHVPSGTLFAGAPAKYKRHLSEQEIAGLKQSAANYLDYVERYKD encoded by the coding sequence ATGCTGCATATTTTCAAAGGAATAACCCCCAAACTCGATGACACTGTTTTTCGGACCGGATCTGCTGAAATTATCGGCTCCGTTGAAATCGGCGCCGGCTCAAGCATCTGGTTCAACGTGGTCATTCGAGGAGATGTTAATTATATAAAAATAGGTGCTCGGACCAACGTTCAGGATGGCACCGTGATTCATGTGACCTATGACACCCATCCGACCATCGTTGGTGACGACGTCACAATCGGTCACAATGTCACTCTGCACGGTTGCCGGATCGGCAACCGTTGTCTGATCGGTATGGGTGCCATTGTGATGGACGATGCGCTCATTGAGGACGACGCCATGATTGCTGCCGGGGCTTTGGTTGTCCCCGGAACCCATGTTCCGTCCGGCACCCTGTTTGCGGGAGCACCGGCGAAATACAAACGGCATCTGTCGGAACAGGAGATTGCCGGATTGAAGCAGTCCGCCGCAAATTATCTCGATTACGTCGAACGTTATAAAGACTGA
- a CDS encoding cyclic nucleotide-binding domain-containing protein — MSVVDFSDLTDSPLFNGLAAKEIEFLSGIFAVRQVPEGKTVFVENMPGESLYMIKAGTVQISQMLAETDEQIMIVLGAGDIFGELAVIDGGERASTARIAEDSLLYVLNRKHFNALAGEKPRLALQLGLNIMRIFTAKMRQAKKDYRTMLMACSGRRK; from the coding sequence GTGAGTGTTGTAGATTTTTCCGACCTGACGGATAGTCCGCTGTTTAATGGTCTGGCAGCAAAGGAAATAGAGTTCCTCAGTGGCATTTTTGCCGTTCGACAAGTGCCTGAAGGGAAAACGGTCTTTGTTGAAAACATGCCCGGGGAATCCCTTTATATGATTAAGGCGGGAACTGTTCAGATTTCCCAGATGCTGGCCGAAACCGACGAACAGATTATGATTGTACTCGGAGCCGGTGATATTTTTGGTGAGCTCGCCGTCATCGATGGTGGCGAACGTGCCTCAACCGCCCGGATTGCTGAAGATTCCCTGCTCTATGTGCTCAATCGGAAACATTTCAATGCCCTGGCAGGAGAAAAACCGCGTCTGGCATTGCAGCTTGGCCTCAATATCATGCGGATTTTTACCGCTAAAATGCGACAGGCAAAAAAAGATTACCGAACCATGCTGATGGCGTGTTCCGGGCGAAGAAAATAG
- a CDS encoding HU family DNA-binding protein produces MNKSELVEALSIKKNLTYKKSEQIVNLIFDAMSQALIDNDRIEIRGFGSFMVKDYKAYMGRNPKTGEIIKVDEKKLPFFKVGKELRERVDS; encoded by the coding sequence ATGAACAAGTCTGAATTGGTAGAGGCATTATCAATCAAAAAAAACTTGACCTACAAAAAGTCAGAGCAGATTGTCAATCTGATTTTTGATGCAATGTCGCAGGCCCTTATCGACAATGATCGTATTGAAATTAGAGGTTTCGGCAGTTTTATGGTCAAGGACTATAAAGCCTATATGGGACGCAATCCAAAAACCGGAGAAATCATCAAGGTTGATGAAAAAAAATTGCCTTTCTTCAAGGTTGGAAAAGAATTGCGCGAGCGTGTTGACAGCTGA
- a CDS encoding phenylacetate--CoA ligase family protein — protein sequence MNRDPKIWNPSAECQPREQLLALQLQRLQTTLHLVSENVPCYQGKFREVGFAPQDLKTLEDLHQLPFTTKDDLRLNYPYGMFAVPMRNVVRIHSSSGTTGKPTVVGYTKQDIQTWTELVARFMTAAGVTDEDIVHIAFGYGLFTGAFGLHYGSEAIGASVIPMSGGNTDKQLMIMQDYRSSALVCTPSYGLTLADRMEKQGIDPHSLALRVGLFGAEPWSEQMRNELENRLGIIATDNYGLSEIMGPGVAGECLHKSGMHLAEDHFLAEIIDPDTGEVLPEGSVGELVITSLTKQAFPMIRYRTRDITRLNYETCSCGRTMARMEKTRGRSDDMLIIKGVNVFPTQIEEILFQIEGCEPHYQLIIDRVNNVDSLEVQVEVNEKIFFDEMKQQRSFIEQAEKKLASVLGVSAKVKLVEPAKIKRHEGKACRVFDRRK from the coding sequence ATGAATCGCGACCCAAAAATCTGGAATCCCAGCGCAGAATGCCAGCCCAGGGAGCAGCTCCTGGCGCTGCAGCTGCAACGCCTGCAAACCACTTTGCATCTGGTCAGTGAAAATGTTCCCTGCTATCAGGGCAAATTCAGGGAGGTTGGTTTCGCTCCCCAGGATCTCAAAACTCTGGAGGATTTGCACCAATTGCCGTTCACGACCAAGGACGACCTGCGACTGAACTATCCTTACGGTATGTTTGCTGTGCCCATGCGCAATGTTGTGAGGATTCATTCCTCCTCCGGCACAACCGGCAAGCCCACCGTAGTCGGCTACACCAAGCAGGACATCCAGACCTGGACCGAACTGGTGGCCCGGTTCATGACTGCTGCCGGGGTTACCGACGAGGATATTGTCCATATCGCTTTTGGCTATGGGCTGTTCACCGGCGCTTTTGGTCTGCACTACGGTTCGGAAGCTATCGGCGCATCGGTTATTCCCATGTCCGGCGGCAATACCGACAAACAATTGATGATCATGCAGGATTATCGATCGTCAGCGTTGGTCTGTACGCCATCTTACGGGCTGACCCTGGCCGACCGGATGGAAAAGCAGGGGATAGACCCGCATTCCCTGGCTCTGCGGGTGGGCCTTTTCGGGGCCGAACCCTGGAGTGAACAAATGCGCAACGAGCTTGAAAACCGGCTCGGCATTATTGCGACAGACAATTATGGATTGTCGGAGATTATGGGACCGGGAGTTGCCGGGGAGTGTCTGCATAAATCCGGAATGCACCTGGCTGAGGATCATTTCCTGGCCGAGATCATCGATCCGGACACCGGTGAGGTGCTTCCGGAAGGCTCCGTCGGCGAACTGGTCATTACCAGCCTGACCAAACAAGCCTTTCCGATGATCCGCTATCGCACCCGGGATATCACCCGACTCAACTATGAAACATGCTCCTGCGGCCGAACTATGGCGCGCATGGAAAAGACTCGCGGACGTAGCGACGATATGTTAATTATCAAAGGAGTCAACGTTTTCCCGACCCAGATCGAAGAGATTCTATTCCAGATCGAAGGATGCGAACCCCATTATCAGCTGATTATCGACCGGGTCAACAACGTGGATTCCCTGGAAGTGCAGGTTGAAGTCAACGAGAAGATCTTTTTTGATGAGATGAAACAGCAGCGTTCCTTCATCGAACAGGCGGAAAAAAAACTGGCGTCGGTGCTGGGTGTCAGCGCCAAGGTCAAACTGGTGGAACCCGCTAAGATCAAACGCCATGAAGGAAAAGCCTGCCGGGTTTTTGATCGGCGAAAATAA
- a CDS encoding ACT domain-containing protein, with protein MKVEQISIFIENKSGRLAEVSGILGDSGVNIRALSLADTSDFGILRLIVDDSEKALQVLREHKFTVSKTEVIGVAVPDSPGGLSSILHILDQNNVNVEYMYAFVERSGDNAVIIFRFDDTDEAIRVLAENGITILKGSTITSI; from the coding sequence ATGAAAGTTGAACAAATTTCGATCTTTATCGAAAACAAATCGGGGCGACTCGCCGAAGTATCAGGCATTCTTGGTGATTCCGGGGTCAATATCCGCGCCTTGTCGCTGGCGGACACCTCTGATTTCGGTATTCTGCGGCTGATCGTCGACGACAGTGAGAAGGCCCTGCAGGTTTTGCGCGAACACAAATTTACGGTCAGCAAGACCGAAGTCATCGGAGTGGCGGTGCCGGATAGTCCCGGTGGGCTGTCCTCTATTCTGCATATCCTTGATCAAAATAATGTCAATGTCGAATATATGTATGCGTTTGTCGAACGGTCTGGCGACAACGCAGTGATTATCTTCCGTTTCGATGATACAGATGAAGCGATTCGGGTTCTTGCTGAGAACGGGATCACCATTCTCAAGGGGAGCACAATCACTTCAATCTAG